The Carassius carassius chromosome 31, fCarCar2.1, whole genome shotgun sequence genome includes a region encoding these proteins:
- the LOC132112098 gene encoding tuberoinfundibular peptide of 39 residues-like, giving the protein MVTLFLPPRPALLFLVLMSVTLMTSAFPQPQLRPLQSNLPAIGQEDSKGEQWEVLYPSISLRDWSIQMLTAPDFGAAKAGAEQLVGENWFPLSQSQMEEELVKGWPGNWPSRLGHKQKRNIVVADDAAFREKSKLLTAMERQKWLNSYMQKLLVVNSK; this is encoded by the exons ATGGTGACTTTATTCTTGCCTCCTCGTCCTGCCCTGTTGTTCTTAGTCCTCATGAGTGTGACTCTGATGACTTCTGCTTTTCCCCAGCCTCAACTTCGACCTCTGCAAAG TAACTTGCCTGCTATTGGTCAAGAGGATTCCAAAGGTGAACAGTGGGAAGTGCTGTACCCCTCCATCTCACTCCGTGATTGGAGCATTCAGATGCTGACCGCCCCAGATTTTGGTGCAGCTAAGGCTGGGGCAGAACAGCTGGTGGGGGAAAATTGGTTTCCGCTCAGTCAGTCGCAGATGGAGGAGGAGCTGGTGAAGGGCTGGCCGGGCAACTGGCCTTCAAGGCTGGGTCACAAGCAGAAGAGAAACATAGTGGTAGCAGATGACGCTGCATTTAGAGAGAAGAGTAAGCTTTTGACAGCAATGGAAAGACAGAAATGGCTCAATTCCTATATGCAGAAACTCTTAGTAGTTAATTCCAAGTAA
- the LOC132112099 gene encoding transmembrane protein 121-like yields MVLPSPDKRHVCLTTIVIMTSMAFMDAYLVEQNQGPRKIGVCIIVLVGDICFLIVLRYVAVWVGAEVRTAKRGYAMILWFLYIFVLEIKLYFVFQNYKADRKSLETVARKALTLLLSVCVPGLYLVLVALDNMEYVRTFRKKEDMRGRLFWVALDLLDVLDIQANLWEPQRTGLPIWAEGLMFFYCYILLLILPCVSLSEISVQGEHVSPQKMMLYPILSLVTINIVTILIRGVNMVLFQDSRVSTIFIGKNVVAIATKACTFLEYRRQVKEFPPQDPAGIAMEIQQNSLPHNQTLPNATTTLPKEPSPAREVIDT; encoded by the coding sequence ATGGTTCTGCCATCACCTGACAAGCGTCATGTGTGTTTAACCACCATTGTGATCATGACCAGCATGGCCTTCATGGATGCCTACCTTGTGGAGCAGAATCAGGGCCCGCGCAAAATTGGGGTCTGCATCATCGTCTTGGTTGGAGATATTTGCTTTCTTATAGTCCTGCGTTACGTGGCGGTGTGGGTTGGTGCTGAAGTGAGGACTGCGAAACGTGGCTACGCCATGATCCTCTGGTTCCTCTACATATTTGTTCTGGAGATCAAGCTCTACTTTGTCTTCCAGAACTATAAGGCTGATCGTAAAAGTCTGGAGACAGTAGCTCGGAAGGCGTTGACTTTGTTGCTCTCAGTTTGTGTACCTGGTCTCTACCTTGTCCTGGTTGCGCTTGACAACATGGAGTACGTAAGAACCTTCCGGAAGAAGGAGGACATGCGGGGTCGACTCTTTTGGGTTGCGCTTGACCTTCTGGATGTCCTGGACATCCAGGCTAACCTTTGGGAGCCACAAAGGACAGGTCTGCCCATCTGGGCCGAGGGTCTGATGTTTTTCTACTGCTACATCCTGTTGCTTATCCTGCCTTGTGTTTCTCTGAGTGAGATCAGTGTGCAGGGCGAGCATGTGTCACCTCAGAAGATGATGCTTTACCCGATCCTCAGCTTGGTGACCATCAACATTGTCACCATCCTCATTCGAGGTGTCAACATGGTGCTGTTTCAAGACAGCAGAGTCTCGACCATCTTTATCGGAAAGAACGTTGTTGCCATTGCCACTAAAGCCTGCACCTTCCTGGAGTACCGGCGACAAGTTAAAGAGTTCCCCCCACAAGATCCAGCTGGGATTGCCATGGAGATACAGCAGAACTCTTTGCCACACAATCAAACTCTACCAAACGCCACGACCACCCTCCCAAAAGAGCCCTCACCGGCCCGTGAGGTCATTGACACGTGA